TACCGCGGCGTGCTTCTGTCTCATTCTTTCCGGAAAGTACACGTTGTACGATAAACTGGTCAGTACACCAGTACCAGAAACCGATAATAGCAGAACCGATCAAAGCACCCAGCCAGGGGAAGTTTGCATCATCATTACTGCGAATGAGGTTAGTCATTGTATCACCGTAATCATTTACGGTTACAGCACCACAAACTCTCATCATTTCGTTCCATCCACCGAGTTCTTTGAAACCAAGCACAAGGATGATTAATGAACCTAACAGAAGGATAGGAGTCTGTAGCACAGAAGTGTACAATACCGATTTCATACCACCGAAGATTGTATAAAGTGCAGTCAGGAGTACCAGACCGATTGCTGCAATCCAGAAGAAGTCGATTCCCCAAAGTTCTTTGATGCCGAATACCTGTTGGAATACCAGGCCACCGGCATATACGGTAACAGCCACTTTAGTCAATACGTAACTTACTAAAGAAATTACTGACAAGATGGTACGTGACTGAGGATTATAACGGCGTTCCAGGAATTCAGGCATCGTATATACCATGCTTCGTGTATAGAAAGGAACGAATACCCATCCCAAAATCAAAATCATCCATCCTTGGATTTCCCAGTGTGCCATAGCCATACCGCTGGATGCTCCGGCTCCCGCCAGTCCGATTAAATGTTCCGAACCGATGTTTGATGCAAAGATAGAGGCGCCGATTGCGATCCATGTCGCGTCGCGTCCGCCTAAGAAATAATCTGCCGAGTCATTTTGTTTTTGCTTGACTACCCAGACGATAATACCGATTAGAGCCAAAAAGAAGACTCCAATTACTACCCAATCTAATGCTTCCACAATAAATATGATTTATAAGTTAATATTATTTCTCTACTGAGAATTTAAAAATACATTCGCTGTTGTATGTTTGTCCCGGTTCCAAAACCACTGAAGGCCAGTCTGCCTTGTTGGGACTGTCAGGATAGTGCTGTGTTTCCAGACATACCGAAGCACGTTGGTTGTAGACGATACCTTTCTTGCCGGTTACGGTTCCGTCAAGGAAGTTGCCTGTATAAACCTGGATACCCGGTTCGTTGGTATAGATTTCCAGGGTAATGCCGCTTTCAGGAGAAGTCAGTCTGGCTGCTACCTGAGAAATGTCGCCTTTCGTGTTCAGTACCCAGTTATGGTCATATCCGTTTCCGTTCTTCAACTGGACGAAATCGTAGTTGTTGATTTCCTGTCCTACTGCTTTTGGAGTGGTGAAGTCCATAGGAGTGTCTTTTACCGGGGCTATTTCGCCTGTTGTCATAAAGGTACTGTCTACTGGAGTGTAGTAGTCTGCGTTTACATACATGATATTATCAGTTGAAGCTTTTGACGGATTACCTGCTAGGTTGAAGTAAGAGTGGTTGGTCATGTTGATAATCGTCTTTTTATCAGTAGTAGCGCTATATTTAATGTCGATAGCGTTGTCTTCGGTCAGTTGGTAAGTCACTTTAGCTGTAACATTGCCCGGGAAGTTTTCGTCACCATCGGGTGAAATACGGGTCAGTTCCAATGTCATAGGGTCAATAAGGTTGGCCTCATAAACCTGATATTGCCAGCCTTTCGGACCGCCGTGCAGACAGTGGCCGAAATTATTTTGCGGCAACTGGATAGTGTCACCGTCTAAGACAAAACGTCCCTGATTGATACGGTTGGCATAACGTCCGATAGAAGCGCCGAAATCGCTTGGTACATTAATATAATCAGCAATGCTGTCAAAACCTAAAACTACATCCTGCATCTTTCCGTTTTTGTCCGGCACCATGATAGACACGATGCGTCCCCCGAAGTTAGTGATGCATACTTCCATACCTGCCTTATTCTTTA
The Bacteroides caecimuris DNA segment above includes these coding regions:
- a CDS encoding aldose epimerase family protein is translated as MKKHFLLAGIVALMLSACNNKPASELTLSGLDPVNFQTEVNNAQTNLYTLKNKAGMEVCITNFGGRIVSIMVPDKNGKMQDVVLGFDSIADYINVPSDFGASIGRYANRINQGRFVLDGDTIQLPQNNFGHCLHGGPKGWQYQVYEANLIDPMTLELTRISPDGDENFPGNVTAKVTYQLTEDNAIDIKYSATTDKKTIINMTNHSYFNLAGNPSKASTDNIMYVNADYYTPVDSTFMTTGEIAPVKDTPMDFTTPKAVGQEINNYDFVQLKNGNGYDHNWVLNTKGDISQVAARLTSPESGITLEIYTNEPGIQVYTGNFLDGTVTGKKGIVYNQRASVCLETQHYPDSPNKADWPSVVLEPGQTYNSECIFKFSVEK